The following proteins are co-located in the Sphingopyxis sp. YR583 genome:
- the rplM gene encoding 50S ribosomal protein L13: MKALTKTTASANAATVEKKWVLIDAEGLVVGRVASIIANILRGKHKPSFTPHVDCGDNVIVINAEKVAFTGKKLQDKRYYKHTGYAGGIKETSPAKILEGRFPERVLEKAVERMIPRGPLGRQQMRNLRIFAGTEHPHEGQNPEVIDVASMNRKNKVGA, translated from the coding sequence ATGAAGGCGCTGACCAAGACGACCGCCTCGGCGAATGCCGCAACGGTCGAAAAGAAATGGGTGCTGATCGACGCCGAGGGTCTCGTCGTGGGCCGCGTTGCCTCGATCATCGCCAACATCCTGCGCGGCAAGCACAAGCCGTCGTTCACCCCCCACGTCGATTGCGGTGACAATGTCATCGTCATCAATGCGGAGAAGGTGGCGTTCACCGGCAAGAAGCTGCAGGACAAGCGTTACTACAAGCACACCGGTTACGCCGGCGGCATCAAGGAAACGAGCCCCGCGAAGATCCTCGAAGGCCGTTTCCCCGAGCGCGTGCTCGAAAAGGCCGTCGAACGCATGATCCCGCGCGGCCCGCTCGGCCGCCAGCAGATGCGCAACCTGCGCATCTTCGCCGGCACCGAACATCCGCACGAAGGGCAGAACCCCGAAGTGATCGACGTCGCGTCGATGAACCGCAAGAACAAGGTGGGTGCATAA
- the rpsI gene encoding 30S ribosomal protein S9 → MADEQTMTDLKDLAGAVEGTVAAPTSNAPLREKQVDKQGRAYATGRRKDAVARVWVKPGTGKITVNGRDQEVYFARPTLRLVINQPFGLTERVGQYDVIATVKGGGLSGQAGAVLHGIAQALTRFEPALRGVVKSAGFLTRDSRAVERKKYGKAKARRSFQFSKR, encoded by the coding sequence ATGGCTGACGAACAGACCATGACCGATCTCAAGGATCTCGCCGGCGCCGTCGAAGGCACCGTCGCCGCTCCGACCAGCAACGCGCCGCTGCGCGAAAAGCAGGTCGACAAGCAGGGCCGCGCCTATGCGACCGGCCGCCGCAAGGACGCCGTCGCCCGCGTGTGGGTCAAGCCCGGCACGGGCAAGATCACCGTCAACGGCCGCGACCAGGAAGTCTATTTCGCACGTCCGACGCTGCGTCTCGTCATCAACCAGCCCTTCGGTCTGACCGAGCGCGTTGGCCAGTATGACGTGATCGCGACCGTCAAGGGTGGCGGCCTTTCGGGCCAGGCGGGCGCCGTTCTGCACGGCATCGCACAGGCGCTGACCCGCTTCGAACCCGCACTGCGCGGCGTTGTGAAGTCGGCCGGCTTCCTGACCCGCGACAGCCGCGCGGTCGAGCGTAAGAAGTACGGCAAGGCCAAGGCCCGCCGCAGCTTCCAGTTCTCGAAGCGCTAA